One genomic window of Cupriavidus oxalaticus includes the following:
- a CDS encoding LysR substrate-binding domain-containing protein → MTLTELKYIVAVARERHFGRAAEACFVSQPTLSVAIKKLEDELNVQIFERGTSEVSVTNIGEQIVAQAQRVLEQTMAIREIAKQGKDPLAGPLRVGVIYTIGPYLLPSLVKQMIGTVPQMPLMLQENYTHKLIELLKQGEIDCAVMAEPFPDSGLTVRPLYDEPFVVAVPRGHQLAEARAIDPDELKRQTMLLLGSGHCFRDHVLGVCPELSRFSQAADGIQKTFEGSSLETIRHMVASGVGITVLPRTSVPDLKAKGDMLSYVPFADPVPDRRVVLAWRKSFTRLPAMEALANAVAACELPGVRKLDAKELAEAA, encoded by the coding sequence ATGACGCTCACTGAACTGAAGTACATCGTCGCCGTGGCGCGCGAGCGCCATTTCGGCCGGGCCGCCGAAGCCTGCTTCGTGTCGCAACCGACGCTGTCGGTGGCCATCAAGAAGCTGGAAGACGAACTCAACGTGCAGATCTTTGAGCGCGGCACCTCCGAGGTGTCGGTGACCAACATCGGCGAGCAGATCGTGGCGCAGGCCCAGCGCGTGCTCGAGCAGACCATGGCCATCCGCGAGATCGCCAAGCAGGGCAAGGACCCGCTGGCCGGGCCGCTGCGCGTGGGCGTGATCTACACCATCGGGCCATACCTGCTGCCATCGCTGGTCAAGCAGATGATCGGGACCGTGCCGCAGATGCCGCTGATGCTGCAGGAGAACTACACGCACAAGCTGATCGAGCTGCTCAAGCAGGGCGAGATCGATTGCGCGGTAATGGCCGAGCCGTTCCCCGATTCCGGCCTGACGGTGCGTCCGCTGTACGACGAGCCCTTCGTGGTCGCCGTGCCGCGCGGCCACCAGCTCGCCGAGGCGCGCGCGATCGACCCGGACGAGCTGAAGCGGCAGACCATGCTGCTGCTGGGCAGCGGCCACTGCTTCCGCGACCATGTACTGGGCGTGTGCCCGGAGCTGTCGCGCTTCTCGCAGGCCGCGGATGGCATCCAGAAGACGTTCGAAGGCTCCTCGCTGGAAACCATCCGGCATATGGTGGCCAGCGGCGTCGGCATTACCGTGCTGCCGCGTACCTCGGTACCCGACCTGAAGGCCAAGGGCGACATGCTGTCGTACGTGCCGTTCGCCGATCCGGTGCCTGACCGCCGCGTGGTGCTGGCCTGGCGCAAGAGCTTCACCCGCCTGCCGGCGATGGAAGCACTGGCCAATGCCGTGGCCGCCTGCGAGCTGCCCGGCGTGCGCAAGCTCGATGCCAAGGAGCTCGCGGAAGCCGCCTGA
- the recG gene encoding ATP-dependent DNA helicase RecG, which yields MPGTATETNDLSADAAKEAAAPARGKAGEGKGKPASSTTSSATSSAAARLAKLGLRRPVDLVLHLPMRYEDETTLAPIADAIRRAGLGQPAQVEGEVISNEVTFRPRRQLVVKIADASGELTLRFLNFYGSQTKQMAEGVRLRVRGEIRGGFFGAEMVHPTVRPVVEGEALPDRLTPVYPSTAGIAQAYLRKAIGGALSRTPMPETLPRPVLQGPLARLHLRPLADCLRLLHAPPPEESEAALADRTHPAWQRIKFDELLAQQISLRRAHAARREKTASTMPRREGGLLTRFLAALPFRLTGAQERVVAEIAADMARPHPMHRLLQGDVGSGKTIVAALAACQAIDAGYQAALMAPTEILAEQHFRKLSAWLEPLGVPVVWLAGSLKARDKRVAAARVESGEAQLVIGTHALIQDTVRFAKLGLSVVDEQHRFGVAQRLALRGKAGATDVPAPDVPATDTVPHQLMMSATPIPRTLAMTYYADLDVSVIDELPPGRTPIVTRLVNDERRDEVIARIHHAAAEGRQVYWVCPLIEESEALQLQTAVETYETLVAALPDLRVGLVHGRLPPAEKASVMDDFSANRMQVLVATTVIEVGVDVPNASLMVIEHAERFGLAQLHQLRGRVGRGSAESVCLLMYQAPLSPTARERLATMRETTDGFEIARRDLEIRGPGEFLGARQSGEAMLRFADLQTDAWLVEYAQEAAELMLAQFPEAVEAHLSRWLGGREHYLKA from the coding sequence ATGCCCGGAACCGCCACCGAAACGAACGACCTGTCCGCCGATGCCGCCAAGGAGGCGGCCGCACCCGCGCGTGGCAAGGCGGGGGAGGGCAAGGGCAAGCCCGCATCGTCCACCACCTCGTCCGCCACCTCGTCGGCGGCAGCGCGCCTCGCCAAGCTCGGCCTGCGCCGCCCGGTCGACCTGGTGCTGCACCTGCCGATGCGCTACGAGGACGAGACCACGCTGGCGCCGATCGCCGATGCGATCCGCCGCGCGGGGCTCGGCCAGCCGGCGCAGGTGGAAGGCGAGGTCATCTCCAACGAAGTCACGTTCCGTCCGCGCCGCCAGCTGGTGGTCAAGATTGCCGACGCGTCCGGCGAGCTGACGCTGCGCTTCCTCAACTTCTACGGCAGCCAGACCAAGCAGATGGCCGAAGGCGTGCGGCTGCGCGTGCGCGGCGAGATCCGCGGCGGCTTTTTTGGTGCCGAGATGGTCCATCCGACGGTGCGGCCGGTGGTGGAGGGCGAAGCGCTGCCGGACCGGCTGACGCCGGTGTATCCGTCCACCGCGGGCATCGCGCAGGCCTACCTGCGCAAGGCCATCGGCGGCGCGCTGTCGCGCACGCCGATGCCGGAGACGCTGCCGCGCCCGGTGCTGCAGGGTCCGCTGGCGCGCCTGCACCTGCGCCCGCTGGCCGACTGCCTGCGCCTGCTGCATGCGCCGCCTCCTGAAGAAAGCGAAGCGGCGCTGGCCGACCGCACGCATCCGGCCTGGCAGCGCATCAAGTTCGACGAACTGCTGGCGCAGCAGATCTCGCTGCGGCGCGCGCACGCGGCGCGGCGCGAGAAGACCGCGTCGACCATGCCGCGCCGCGAAGGCGGCCTGCTGACGCGCTTCCTGGCGGCGCTGCCGTTCCGGCTGACCGGCGCGCAGGAACGCGTGGTGGCCGAGATCGCCGCCGACATGGCGCGCCCGCACCCGATGCATCGGCTGCTGCAGGGCGATGTGGGCAGCGGCAAGACCATCGTCGCCGCGCTGGCGGCGTGCCAGGCGATCGACGCCGGCTACCAGGCCGCGCTGATGGCGCCGACCGAAATCCTGGCCGAGCAGCACTTCCGCAAGCTGTCGGCCTGGCTGGAGCCGCTCGGCGTGCCGGTGGTCTGGCTAGCCGGCAGCCTGAAGGCGCGCGACAAGCGCGTGGCCGCGGCACGCGTGGAGTCGGGCGAGGCGCAACTGGTGATCGGCACCCATGCGCTGATCCAGGACACGGTGCGCTTCGCGAAGCTGGGCCTGTCGGTGGTCGACGAACAGCACCGCTTTGGCGTGGCGCAGCGCCTGGCCTTGCGCGGCAAGGCGGGCGCGACCGATGTGCCGGCGCCCGATGTGCCGGCGACCGACACCGTGCCGCACCAGCTGATGATGTCGGCCACGCCGATCCCGCGCACGCTCGCCATGACGTATTACGCGGACCTGGACGTATCCGTGATCGACGAACTGCCGCCGGGCCGCACGCCGATCGTCACGCGCCTGGTCAACGACGAGCGGCGCGACGAAGTGATCGCGCGCATCCATCACGCCGCTGCAGAAGGCCGCCAGGTCTACTGGGTTTGTCCGCTGATCGAGGAAAGCGAGGCGCTGCAGCTGCAGACCGCGGTCGAGACCTATGAAACGCTGGTGGCCGCGCTGCCCGACCTGCGCGTCGGGCTGGTGCACGGCCGTCTGCCGCCTGCCGAAAAGGCCTCGGTGATGGATGACTTCAGCGCCAACCGCATGCAGGTGCTGGTCGCCACCACGGTGATCGAGGTGGGCGTGGACGTGCCCAACGCCTCGCTGATGGTGATCGAGCACGCCGAGCGCTTTGGCCTGGCGCAACTGCACCAGCTGCGCGGCCGCGTAGGGCGGGGCAGCGCCGAATCGGTGTGCCTGCTGATGTACCAGGCGCCGCTGTCGCCGACCGCGCGCGAGCGGCTGGCGACCATGCGCGAGACCACCGACGGTTTCGAGATCGCGCGCCGCGACCTGGAAATCCGCGGCCCGGGCGAGTTCCTCGGTGCGCGCCAGTCGGGCGAGGCCATGCTGCGCTTCGCCGACCTGCAGACCGACGCGTGGCTGGTGGAGTACGCGCAGGAAGCGGCCGAGCTGATGCTGGCACAGTTCCCCGAAGCGGTGGAAGCACACCTGTCGCGCTGGCTCGGCGGGCGCGAACACTACCTGAAGGCCTGA
- the queA gene encoding tRNA preQ1(34) S-adenosylmethionine ribosyltransferase-isomerase QueA: MLTLSDFDFPLPPELIAQSALPDRSASRLLVVERLAPADTADAVRLVDRAFSDIVDYLRREDLLVFNDTRVIKARFFGHKPSGGKVEVLVERVLDSHTVLAQVRASKTPGEGSALHLAQDAFTVTVGPRVDQFFTLRFPEPALDLIERYGRLPLPPYITHDPDAYDETRYQTVYARNPGAVAAPTAGLHFDDALFARLDAAGVRRAFLTLHVGAGTFQPVRTENLAEHKMHSEWYAVSEELAQAVRETRARGGRVIAVGTTSLRALESAAQPDGTLTAGSGDTDIFITPGYRFRLVDALITNFHLPKSTLLMLVSALAGVEAIRATYRHAVEQRYRFFSYGDAMLLTRRNDADTAEPAETAA, encoded by the coding sequence ATGTTGACGCTTTCCGATTTCGATTTTCCGCTGCCGCCAGAACTGATCGCCCAGAGCGCGCTGCCCGACCGCAGCGCCAGCCGGCTGCTGGTGGTGGAACGGCTCGCGCCCGCCGACACCGCCGATGCGGTGCGCCTGGTCGACCGCGCCTTCAGCGACATCGTCGACTACCTGCGCCGCGAAGACCTGCTGGTCTTCAACGACACGCGCGTGATCAAGGCACGCTTCTTCGGCCACAAGCCCAGCGGCGGCAAGGTCGAGGTGCTGGTCGAGCGCGTGCTGGACTCGCATACCGTGCTGGCCCAGGTGCGCGCCTCGAAGACGCCCGGCGAGGGCAGCGCTCTGCACCTGGCCCAAGACGCCTTCACGGTGACGGTCGGACCACGCGTGGACCAGTTCTTCACGCTACGCTTCCCCGAGCCGGCGCTGGACCTGATCGAGCGCTACGGCCGCCTGCCGCTGCCGCCGTATATCACGCACGACCCCGACGCCTACGACGAGACCCGCTACCAGACCGTCTACGCGCGCAATCCTGGCGCCGTGGCCGCGCCGACCGCGGGCCTGCACTTCGACGACGCGCTGTTCGCGCGGCTGGATGCCGCCGGCGTGCGCCGCGCCTTCCTGACGCTGCACGTGGGTGCCGGCACCTTCCAGCCGGTGCGCACCGAGAACCTGGCCGAGCACAAGATGCATTCGGAGTGGTATGCCGTCTCCGAGGAACTGGCCCAGGCCGTGCGCGAGACGCGCGCCCGCGGCGGCCGCGTGATCGCGGTCGGCACCACTTCGCTGCGCGCGCTGGAATCGGCGGCGCAGCCTGATGGAACGCTCACCGCCGGCAGCGGCGACACCGATATCTTCATCACCCCGGGCTACCGTTTCCGGCTGGTCGATGCCCTGATCACCAACTTCCACCTGCCCAAGTCGACGCTGCTGATGCTGGTGTCGGCGCTGGCCGGCGTGGAAGCCATCCGCGCCACTTACCGCCATGCGGTCGAGCAGCGCTACCGCTTCTTCAGCTATGGCGACGCCATGCTGCTGACCCGCCGGAATGATGCCGATACCGCGGAACCCGCAGAAACCGCGGCCTGA
- the tgt gene encoding tRNA guanosine(34) transglycosylase Tgt — protein sequence MLNFELITTDGNARRGRVTLNHGVVETPIFMPVGTYGSVKAMSPLELNEIGAHIILGNTFHLWLRPGLDVVNAHGGLHKFIGWDKPILTDSGGFQVFSLGDLRKITEDGVTFASPVNGDKLFLSPEISMQIQRTLNSDIVMQFDECTPYEIDGRPATHEEAAKSMRMSLRWAKRSLDEFERLENPNALFGIVQGGMYEDLRDESLAGLSELDFHGFAIGGLSVGEPKEDMMRVLEHVAPRLPANKPHYLMGVGTPEDLVAGVAAGVDMFDCVMPTRNARNGWLFTRYGDVKIKNAAHRNDPRPLDESCACYTCRNFSRAYLHHLHRVGEILGARLNTIHNLHYYLQLMREVRESIEHHRFADFRRQFASDRARGTQ from the coding sequence ATGCTCAACTTCGAACTCATTACCACCGACGGCAACGCCCGCCGCGGCCGCGTCACGCTGAACCACGGCGTGGTCGAGACCCCGATCTTCATGCCGGTGGGCACCTATGGCTCGGTCAAGGCCATGTCGCCGCTGGAACTGAACGAGATCGGCGCGCACATCATCCTGGGCAATACCTTCCACCTGTGGCTGCGCCCGGGACTGGACGTGGTCAACGCCCATGGCGGCCTGCACAAGTTTATCGGCTGGGATAAGCCGATCCTGACCGATTCCGGCGGTTTCCAGGTGTTTTCGCTGGGCGATCTGCGCAAGATCACCGAGGATGGCGTCACCTTCGCGTCGCCGGTCAATGGCGACAAGCTCTTCCTTTCGCCCGAGATCTCGATGCAGATCCAGCGCACGCTGAACTCGGACATCGTGATGCAGTTCGACGAGTGCACGCCGTACGAGATCGACGGCCGCCCCGCCACGCACGAGGAAGCGGCCAAGTCGATGCGCATGAGCCTGCGCTGGGCCAAGCGCTCCCTCGACGAGTTCGAGCGGCTGGAGAACCCCAATGCGCTGTTCGGCATCGTCCAGGGCGGCATGTACGAGGACCTGCGCGATGAATCGCTGGCGGGCCTGTCCGAGCTGGACTTCCACGGCTTCGCCATCGGCGGCCTGTCGGTGGGCGAGCCCAAGGAAGACATGATGCGCGTGCTCGAGCACGTGGCACCGCGCCTGCCGGCCAACAAGCCACACTACCTGATGGGCGTGGGCACGCCCGAGGACCTGGTCGCTGGCGTGGCCGCCGGGGTCGACATGTTCGACTGCGTGATGCCGACCCGCAATGCGCGCAACGGCTGGCTCTTCACCCGCTACGGCGACGTCAAGATCAAGAACGCCGCGCACCGCAACGACCCGCGCCCGCTCGACGAAAGCTGCGCCTGCTACACCTGCCGCAACTTCTCGCGCGCCTACCTGCACCACCTGCACCGGGTCGGCGAAATCCTGGGCGCGCGCCTGAATACCATCCACAACCTGCACTACTACCTGCAGCTGATGCGCGAGGTGCGCGAGTCGATCGAGCATCACCGCTTCGCCGACTTCCGCCGCCAGTTTGCGTCTGACCGCGCCCGCGGCACGCAGTGA
- the yajC gene encoding preprotein translocase subunit YajC produces MLISNAYAQTAGAGGAAGGLMSFLPIILMFAVLWFIMIRPQMKRQKEAKAMLEALAKNDEVVTAGGILGRVTKVTDQYVSLEISEGTEITVQKNAVTAVLPKGSLKAL; encoded by the coding sequence GTGCTGATTTCTAACGCATATGCCCAGACCGCCGGTGCCGGCGGCGCGGCTGGCGGCCTGATGAGCTTCCTGCCCATCATCCTGATGTTTGCGGTGCTGTGGTTCATCATGATCCGCCCGCAAATGAAGCGCCAGAAAGAAGCGAAGGCAATGCTCGAAGCGCTGGCCAAGAACGACGAAGTCGTCACCGCCGGCGGTATCCTGGGCCGCGTGACCAAGGTCACCGACCAGTACGTCAGCCTGGAAATCTCGGAAGGCACCGAGATTACCGTGCAGAAGAATGCCGTGACCGCGGTGCTGCCGAAGGGTTCGCTGAAGGCGCTCTGA
- the secD gene encoding protein translocase subunit SecD, with protein MNRYPLWKYLVILVALTIGILYTLPNFFGEAPAVQVSSGKATVKVDLSMQKQVEEILAQNQLQPDGVFFDISGQSGSVKARFRTTDEQLKAKDVLSRALNPDAADPTYVVALNLLSGSPRWLTSLHALPMYLGLDLRGGVHFLLQVDMKGAVDKKLDSLAGDARTLLRDKNMRHGGIDRDGERLTVRFNNADEGNRARALLADNLREVAFAMDGNNVVGTFTEVARKAVQDAAVKQNITTLHNRVNELGVAEPVIQQQGADRIVVQLPGVQDTAKAKDIIGRTATLEARLVDNDAPRSPRPGDPVPFGSELFTQGNGAPVVLKKQVIFSGDRIESASAGFDQNQQPSVNIKLDAQGGRVLRDVSRENLKKPMAIVLFEKGKGEVLTVATIQSELGSSFQITGSYSTEAANDLALLLRAGSLAAPMEIIEERTIGPSLGADNIQKGFDSVAYGFAAIGVFMILYYMLFGVFSVVALGVNLLLLIAVLSMLQATLTLPGIAAIALVLGMAIDANVLINERIREELRAGASPQMAIAVGFDRAWATILDSNVTTLIAGLALLAFGSGPVRGFAVVHCLGILTSMFSAVFFNRGLVNLWYGRKKKLQSVAIGQIWKPGNASDTPVAK; from the coding sequence ATGAATCGTTATCCGCTTTGGAAATACCTCGTGATCCTGGTGGCGCTGACCATCGGCATCCTCTATACCCTGCCGAACTTCTTCGGCGAGGCACCCGCCGTGCAGGTGTCTTCGGGCAAGGCCACGGTCAAGGTCGACCTGTCGATGCAGAAGCAGGTCGAAGAGATCCTGGCGCAGAACCAGCTGCAGCCTGACGGCGTGTTCTTCGACATTTCCGGCCAGTCCGGCTCGGTCAAGGCGCGTTTCCGCACCACCGACGAGCAGCTCAAGGCCAAGGACGTGCTGTCGCGCGCGCTCAACCCGGACGCCGCCGATCCTACCTATGTGGTCGCGCTGAACCTGCTGTCGGGCTCGCCGCGCTGGCTGACCTCGCTGCACGCGCTGCCGATGTACCTGGGCCTGGACCTGCGCGGCGGCGTGCACTTCCTGCTGCAGGTCGACATGAAGGGCGCCGTCGACAAGAAGCTCGACAGCCTGGCCGGCGACGCGCGCACGCTGCTGCGCGACAAGAACATGCGCCACGGCGGCATCGACCGCGACGGCGAACGCCTGACGGTGCGCTTCAACAACGCCGACGAAGGCAACCGCGCACGTGCCCTGCTGGCCGACAACCTGCGCGAAGTGGCCTTCGCCATGGACGGCAACAACGTCGTCGGCACCTTCACCGAAGTGGCCCGCAAGGCCGTGCAGGATGCCGCGGTCAAGCAGAACATCACCACGCTGCACAACCGCGTTAACGAACTCGGCGTGGCCGAGCCGGTGATCCAGCAACAAGGCGCCGACCGCATCGTGGTGCAGCTGCCGGGCGTGCAGGACACCGCCAAGGCCAAGGACATCATCGGCCGCACCGCCACGCTGGAAGCGCGCCTGGTCGACAACGACGCGCCGCGCAGCCCGCGCCCGGGCGACCCGGTCCCGTTCGGCAGCGAGCTGTTCACGCAAGGCAACGGCGCCCCGGTGGTGCTGAAGAAGCAGGTCATCTTCTCCGGCGACCGCATCGAAAGCGCCTCCGCCGGCTTCGACCAGAACCAGCAGCCTTCGGTCAACATCAAGCTCGACGCCCAGGGCGGCCGCGTGCTGCGCGACGTCTCGCGCGAGAACCTGAAGAAGCCGATGGCGATCGTGCTGTTCGAAAAGGGCAAGGGCGAAGTGCTGACGGTGGCGACGATCCAGTCCGAACTGGGTTCTAGCTTCCAGATCACCGGCTCCTACTCCACCGAAGCCGCCAACGACCTGGCGCTGCTGCTGCGCGCCGGCTCGCTGGCCGCGCCGATGGAGATCATCGAAGAACGCACCATCGGCCCGTCGCTGGGTGCCGACAACATCCAGAAGGGTTTTGACTCGGTCGCCTACGGCTTTGCCGCCATCGGCGTGTTCATGATCCTGTACTACATGCTGTTCGGCGTGTTCTCGGTGGTGGCGCTGGGCGTGAACCTGCTGCTGCTGATTGCGGTGCTGTCGATGCTGCAGGCCACTCTGACGCTGCCGGGCATCGCCGCTATCGCGCTGGTGCTGGGCATGGCCATCGACGCCAACGTGCTGATCAACGAGCGCATCCGCGAGGAACTGCGCGCCGGCGCGTCGCCGCAGATGGCCATCGCGGTCGGCTTCGACCGCGCCTGGGCCACCATCCTGGATTCGAACGTGACCACGCTGATCGCCGGCCTGGCGCTGCTGGCCTTCGGTTCGGGCCCGGTGCGCGGCTTTGCCGTGGTGCACTGCCTGGGCATCCTGACCTCGATGTTCTCGGCGGTGTTCTTCAACCGCGGCCTGGTCAACCTCTGGTACGGCCGCAAGAAGAAGCTGCAGAGCGTGGCCATCGGCCAGATCTGGAAGCCGGGCAACGCCTCTGACACCCCGGTCGCCAAGTAA
- the secF gene encoding protein translocase subunit SecF: protein MEFFRIRRDIPFMKHALIFNVISFVTFAAAVFFLWQKGLHLSIEFTGGTVMEVSYQQAADLEKIRGQVSKLGYTDVQVQNFGTSRDVMIRLPLQKGPDGKPATSAQQSEQVMGALTAASPDVKLQRVEFVGPQVGKELATDGLLALLFVVAGIVIYLSFRFEWKFAVAGIIANLHDIVIILGFFAFFQWEFSLSVLAAILAVLGYSVNESVVIFDRIREAFRKYRKMTTHEVIDHAITSTMSRTIITHGSTEMMVLSMFFFGGPTLHYFALALTVGILFGIYSSVFVAAALAMWLGVKREDLVKTDRKGESTDRNDPNFGAQA, encoded by the coding sequence ATGGAATTCTTCCGCATCCGGCGCGACATTCCGTTCATGAAGCACGCGTTGATCTTCAACGTGATCTCCTTCGTGACGTTTGCCGCGGCCGTGTTCTTCCTCTGGCAAAAAGGCTTGCACCTGTCGATCGAATTCACCGGCGGCACGGTGATGGAGGTCAGCTACCAGCAGGCGGCCGACCTGGAAAAGATCCGCGGCCAGGTAAGCAAGCTGGGCTATACCGACGTGCAGGTGCAGAACTTCGGCACCTCGCGCGACGTGATGATCCGCCTGCCGCTGCAGAAGGGCCCGGACGGCAAGCCCGCCACCTCGGCCCAGCAGAGCGAGCAGGTGATGGGCGCGCTGACCGCGGCGTCGCCTGACGTCAAGCTGCAGCGCGTCGAGTTCGTCGGCCCGCAGGTCGGCAAGGAGCTGGCCACCGACGGACTGCTGGCGCTGCTGTTCGTGGTGGCCGGCATCGTGATCTACCTGTCGTTCCGCTTCGAATGGAAATTCGCGGTGGCCGGCATCATCGCCAATCTGCACGATATCGTCATCATCCTGGGCTTCTTCGCCTTCTTCCAGTGGGAGTTCTCGCTGTCGGTACTGGCGGCGATCCTGGCGGTGCTGGGCTACTCGGTAAACGAGTCGGTGGTGATCTTCGACCGGATCCGCGAGGCCTTCCGCAAGTACCGCAAGATGACCACGCATGAGGTCATCGACCACGCGATCACGAGCACGATGTCGCGGACCATCATCACCCACGGCTCGACCGAAATGATGGTGCTGTCGATGTTCTTCTTCGGCGGCCCGACCCTGCACTACTTCGCGCTGGCGCTGACGGTGGGTATCCTGTTCGGTATCTATTCGTCGGTGTTCGTGGCCGCGGCGCTGGCGATGTGGCTGGGCGTGAAGCGCGAGGACCTGGTCAAGACCGACAGGAAAGGCGAGTCGACCGACCGCAACGATCCGAACTTCGGTGCGCAGGCCTGA
- a CDS encoding response regulator — translation MSEPNATQAPPPAILFVDDEATAVKYFQRAIGALAPVVTGGSVEEGKALLDAHADSLAVLVSDQRMPGEYGNELLRYARERYPHIVRILTTAYSELDQTVEAVNQGQIHRYIKKPWDITALRMELKQALELSGLRKERDQLVREKLAVLQTQTVATRIGMLHALCASLIGPGRFQPVETYLAAVDLAGARNADPDWQRMDYADLVRAEAERSGTFGHAVATRLAALRSANAGKGAADAVAVIADTLGSDVVRRDGDSVVWTTPATLAEFLAQPVGTPVSPHHAAWLASLLWLDEVGGAVQFARDGDTILCRTAPRTETFAADRLAAWIERFSEPV, via the coding sequence ATGAGCGAACCGAATGCCACCCAGGCACCACCCCCGGCGATTCTGTTCGTCGATGACGAAGCCACCGCCGTCAAGTATTTCCAGCGCGCCATCGGGGCGCTGGCACCGGTGGTGACCGGCGGTTCGGTGGAAGAGGGCAAGGCTCTGCTGGACGCGCACGCCGACAGCCTGGCGGTGCTGGTGTCGGACCAGCGCATGCCCGGTGAATACGGCAACGAGCTGCTGCGCTATGCGCGCGAGCGCTATCCGCACATCGTGCGCATCCTGACCACGGCTTATTCCGAGCTGGACCAGACCGTCGAGGCGGTCAACCAGGGGCAGATCCACCGCTATATCAAGAAGCCGTGGGACATCACCGCGCTGCGCATGGAGCTAAAGCAGGCGCTGGAGCTGTCCGGGCTGCGCAAGGAGCGCGACCAGCTGGTGCGAGAGAAGCTGGCGGTGCTGCAGACGCAGACCGTGGCCACCCGCATCGGCATGCTGCATGCGCTGTGCGCGAGCCTGATCGGCCCGGGCCGTTTCCAGCCGGTGGAGACCTACCTGGCGGCGGTCGACCTGGCCGGCGCACGCAATGCCGACCCGGACTGGCAGCGCATGGATTATGCCGACCTCGTGCGTGCCGAGGCCGAGCGCAGCGGCACCTTCGGCCATGCAGTGGCCACGCGCCTGGCGGCGCTGCGCAGCGCCAACGCGGGCAAGGGCGCGGCCGATGCGGTCGCGGTCATTGCCGACACGCTCGGCAGCGACGTGGTGCGCCGCGATGGCGACTCGGTGGTGTGGACCACGCCGGCCACGCTGGCGGAGTTCCTGGCGCAGCCGGTAGGTACGCCGGTATCGCCGCATCATGCGGCCTGGCTGGCGAGCCTGCTGTGGCTTGACGAGGTTGGCGGCGCGGTGCAGTTCGCGCGCGATGGCGACACTATCCTGTGCCGGACAGCGCCGCGCACCGAGACCTTCGCGGCTGACCGGCTGGCGGCGTGGATCGAGCGATTTTCGGAACCGGTTTGA
- a CDS encoding hybrid sensor histidine kinase/response regulator, whose amino-acid sequence MTEVQQARPTLLYVDDEDMARKYFARAVGSEYEVLLAASAEEAIATLATDGARIAVLVTDFRMPGRDGGELLREVAQLYPQIVRILVTAYADKDMLLQTVNSGEVFRILEKPLSVAQVREVLRLAGERHRERALRQHRLMAIDETLAFLAHELNTPLAAIANFARGIESRVAGEYSEQRQGEIGQAASAMHDNAQYCLAVLSSFLQSVRSSAGSKAARPEPGAEVSAGALVASLLDTYPFSGDQRQWVQVEMHGDFPVQTLPNCVALVLSSVMSNALRALAGTPSPALRFVVMAHPHQEIHISDNGPGIPPEVMERLLVDPVTTHASAGGSGLGMIFCNRVMQSFGGGIRIASASGAGTTVTLDFPSFKNRMIRSDR is encoded by the coding sequence ATGACCGAGGTGCAGCAAGCGCGGCCGACCCTGCTTTACGTCGACGACGAAGACATGGCGCGCAAGTATTTCGCGCGCGCGGTGGGCTCGGAGTATGAGGTACTCCTGGCCGCCAGTGCCGAGGAGGCGATCGCCACGCTCGCCACGGATGGCGCGCGCATTGCCGTCCTGGTAACCGACTTTCGCATGCCCGGCCGCGATGGCGGCGAGCTGCTGCGCGAAGTGGCGCAACTGTACCCGCAGATCGTGCGCATCCTGGTGACGGCGTATGCCGACAAGGACATGCTGCTGCAGACGGTCAACAGCGGCGAGGTGTTCCGCATCCTGGAGAAGCCGCTGAGCGTGGCGCAGGTGCGCGAAGTGCTGCGCCTGGCCGGCGAGCGCCACCGCGAACGCGCGCTGCGCCAGCACCGGCTGATGGCGATCGACGAGACCCTGGCCTTCCTGGCGCACGAACTGAACACGCCGCTGGCGGCGATCGCCAACTTCGCGCGCGGCATCGAAAGCCGGGTCGCGGGCGAGTACAGCGAGCAGCGCCAGGGCGAGATCGGCCAGGCCGCCAGCGCCATGCATGACAACGCGCAATATTGCCTGGCGGTGCTGTCGTCGTTCCTGCAGTCGGTGCGCAGCAGTGCCGGCAGCAAGGCGGCGCGGCCCGAGCCCGGTGCCGAGGTCAGCGCGGGTGCGCTGGTGGCGTCGCTGCTCGATACCTATCCGTTTTCCGGCGACCAGCGCCAGTGGGTGCAGGTCGAGATGCACGGCGATTTCCCGGTGCAGACGCTGCCCAACTGCGTGGCGCTGGTGCTGTCCTCGGTGATGAGCAACGCGCTGCGCGCGCTTGCCGGCACGCCGTCGCCGGCGCTGCGCTTCGTGGTGATGGCCCACCCGCACCAGGAAATCCATATCAGCGACAACGGACCCGGCATCCCGCCCGAGGTGATGGAGCGCCTGCTGGTCGATCCCGTGACCACCCACGCCAGCGCCGGCGGCAGCGGCCTGGGCATGATTTTCTGCAACCGCGTCATGCAGTCCTTTGGCGGCGGCATCCGGATCGCATCCGCGTCCGGCGCCGGCACGACCGTGACGCTGGACTTTCCAAGTTTCAAGAATCGAATGATTAGGAGTGACCGATGA